The DNA sequence TATTAGTTAATTTTGCAACAAAATAACCATATAAGAATGTCAACAAAACTATTTGAAGATATAATATTTGGCCCAGTCCGTAGCCGTCGTTTAGGAATATCATTAGGAGTAAACCTCTTGCCTACATACGGAAAAATATGCTCATTTGATTGCATATATTGTGAGTGTGGATATAACAGCGAACGGCGAGGGGACAAAGCCCTTCACACACGCACCCAAGTTCGTGAAGCACTACAACAACGCCTTTCGGCAATGAAAGAGGCAGGGGAGGAGTTAAACGTAATAACCTTTGCAGGAAACGGAGAGCCAACCCTTAATCCTGAGTTCGAAGAGATAATATCCGACACAATAGAGTTACGCAACCATTACTACCCTGAGGTAAAAATATCGGTACTCTCAAACGGAACACGAGTTACAGATGATTCAGTATTTAGAGCATTGAACAGGGTAGATAACAACATTCTCAAACTCGATTCCGCAATAGAGAGAACATTTAAAATCATAAATGCACCAAATAACACCACCCTTTCGGTACGCCAACACATTGAGGGATTAAAACGATTTAACG is a window from the Bacteroidales bacterium genome containing:
- a CDS encoding radical SAM protein, whose translation is MSTKLFEDIIFGPVRSRRLGISLGVNLLPTYGKICSFDCIYCECGYNSERRGDKALHTRTQVREALQQRLSAMKEAGEELNVITFAGNGEPTLNPEFEEIISDTIELRNHYYPEVKISVLSNGTRVTDDSVFRALNRVDNNILKLDSAIERTFKIINAPNNTTLSVRQHIEGLKRFNGNFILQTMFLRGTHNGEEIDNTTPEELSVWIEAVKEVNPKMIMIYTIDRDTPEKNLQKISPEEMNKIANRLETLGYKVSVSC